The Saprospiraceae bacterium genome includes a window with the following:
- a CDS encoding tyrosine phenol-lyase: MKHIRSLSDCIILRIILLDINKILSVNSRKSWAEPYKIKMVELLKMTTKKDRLKAIKDAGFNTFLLKSEDVYIDLLTDSGTNAMSDIQWGALMTGDEAYAGSKSYYKFEAAVQKYYGYKYIIPTHQGRGAENILSKILIKKGDIVPGNMYFTTTRLHQELAGGTFKDIIIDEAHDPLNEHPFKGNIDLEKLETLIKTYGVEKIPYVSVATNVNMAGGQPISMQNIRELRVLTQKHGIRIIHDMTRVAENAYFIQQRDAGYSKVPVAEIVKEICSYTDGATMSAKKDALVNIGGFLATNEWDVFEEARNLVVVYEGLHTYGGLAGRDMEAIAVGIKESLDDNHQHARVGQVEYLGHKMMEYGIPIVLPIGGHGVFVDAKAFLPHLTQDQYPAQTLAAEIYIDSGVRTMERGVVSAGRKDTGENYYPNLELVRFTIPRRVYTQAHMDVVTESVANVYDRRKKIKGLKMVYEPKYLRFFQARFEKL, from the coding sequence ATGAAACACATTCGAAGCTTGTCTGATTGCATAATTTTGCGGATCATATTGTTAGATATAAATAAAATATTAAGCGTGAATAGTCGGAAATCCTGGGCAGAGCCTTATAAAATCAAGATGGTCGAATTATTAAAAATGACCACAAAAAAAGATCGTTTAAAAGCGATTAAAGATGCAGGATTTAATACTTTTCTGTTAAAATCAGAAGATGTATATATAGACTTACTGACAGATAGTGGCACAAATGCAATGAGTGATATACAATGGGGAGCTTTAATGACCGGAGATGAAGCATATGCAGGCAGTAAAAGCTATTATAAGTTTGAAGCTGCTGTACAAAAGTATTACGGATATAAATACATCATTCCTACACACCAGGGTAGAGGGGCGGAAAATATATTGTCTAAAATATTAATTAAAAAAGGCGATATCGTGCCGGGCAATATGTATTTTACTACTACCCGATTGCATCAGGAATTGGCGGGAGGTACTTTTAAAGATATAATCATAGACGAAGCTCATGACCCATTAAATGAACATCCATTTAAAGGAAATATTGACCTTGAAAAGCTTGAAACATTAATAAAAACTTACGGTGTCGAAAAGATACCTTATGTCAGTGTGGCAACAAATGTAAACATGGCAGGCGGACAACCAATAAGTATGCAGAATATTCGCGAACTCAGAGTGCTTACTCAAAAACACGGTATCAGGATCATACATGATATGACGAGAGTTGCTGAAAATGCGTATTTCATACAACAAAGAGATGCAGGTTACAGCAAAGTACCCGTTGCTGAGATCGTAAAAGAAATTTGCTCTTACACGGACGGCGCAACCATGAGTGCAAAAAAAGATGCTTTGGTGAATATCGGAGGCTTTTTAGCAACCAATGAATGGGATGTATTTGAAGAAGCAAGAAATCTTGTTGTAGTATATGAAGGTCTCCATACTTATGGTGGGCTTGCGGGAAGAGATATGGAGGCAATAGCTGTCGGGATCAAAGAAAGTTTGGATGACAATCACCAACATGCACGTGTTGGTCAGGTAGAATATCTTGGTCACAAAATGATGGAATATGGAATACCCATTGTTTTGCCCATCGGAGGTCATGGTGTATTTGTGGACGCAAAAGCATTTTTGCCTCATTTGACTCAGGATCAATATCCTGCACAAACATTGGCGGCTGAAATTTATATAGATTCCGGAGTAAGAACAATGGAACGAGGTGTGGTATCAGCAGGTAGAAAAGATACAGGAGAAAATTATTATCCAAATCTTGAATTGGTCAGATTTACTATCCCTCGCAGGGTATATACACAGGCACACATGGATGTAGTAACCGAATCTGTTGCTAATGTGTATGATAGACGAAAAAAAATAAAAGGATTAAAAATGGTTTATGAACCAAAATATTTAAGATTTTTTCAGGCCAGGTTTGAAAAACTGTAA